One part of the Methylobacterium mesophilicum SR1.6/6 genome encodes these proteins:
- the tssD gene encoding type VI secretion system tube protein TssD codes for MPTPAYISIEGATQGNITQGAFTEASVGNIWQEGHENEILVQAIDHRVTIPRDPQSGQPSGQRVHLPFKFTAPLNKATPLLYNALTSGEMLTKVEVKWFRTSSAGKQEHFFTTRLIDATIIDIDAQPKTHKGEGFNELRFEDEQAREEVFVHAQKDMRVKVRHDRRKRVDHGQSESIENDKAIDGGGNHVETIAQNKQLAVSMNMSRTVGLTSSEEVGMMKNTVVGVSQTATMGTSIGTKYRLEVGDELEIVVGKARLVMKSDGSITPQGDTHTHTASTPIKMNGKVIDLN; via the coding sequence ATGCCGACACCCGCCTATATCTCGATCGAAGGCGCCACCCAGGGCAACATCACCCAGGGCGCCTTCACCGAAGCCTCCGTCGGCAACATCTGGCAGGAGGGCCACGAGAACGAGATCCTCGTCCAGGCCATCGACCACCGCGTCACCATCCCGCGCGACCCCCAGTCCGGACAGCCCTCCGGCCAGCGCGTCCACCTGCCGTTCAAGTTCACCGCGCCGCTGAACAAGGCGACCCCGCTGCTCTACAACGCCCTGACCTCGGGCGAGATGCTGACCAAGGTCGAGGTCAAGTGGTTCCGCACCAGCTCGGCCGGCAAGCAGGAGCACTTCTTCACCACACGGCTGATCGACGCGACCATCATCGATATCGACGCCCAGCCGAAGACGCACAAGGGCGAGGGGTTCAACGAGCTGCGGTTTGAGGACGAGCAGGCCCGGGAGGAGGTGTTCGTTCACGCGCAGAAGGACATGCGGGTGAAGGTGCGCCACGACCGGCGCAAGCGGGTCGACCACGGCCAGTCGGAGAGCATCGAGAACGACAAGGCGATCGATGGCGGTGGCAACCACGTCGAGACGATCGCGCAGAACAAGCAACTCGCGGTCAGCATGAACATGAGCCGCACAGTCGGCCTGACCTCTTCGGAGGAGGTCGGGATGATGAAGAATACCGTCGTCGGGGTGAGCCAAACCGCCACGATGGGGACGAGCATCGGGACGAAGTACCGGCTCGAGGTCGGCGATGAGCTGGAGATCGTCGTCGGCAAGGCCCGTCTGGTGATGAAGAGCGACGGCAGCATCACGCCGCAGGGCGACACCCACACCCACACGGCGAGCACGCCGATCAAGATGAACGGCAAGGTCATCGACCTGAACTGA
- a CDS encoding DUF4150 domain-containing protein has protein sequence MSEPLFIRVRPNNLPKPEPKPEAGSGGSAPPEGVHWDAEPRAVCLAPDVCKTKVGLTLVPVPYQVWGKAEDAQNFSTSVYFRGTPAMRFNSVFSKTYGDEPAQDKGGVKSGDRSGKVEPTSHSPTVNIQNSPAVRHRDRVTLNGGNTPGEIVLSRDQASYGSKAAPSPPATGAADEPRGMGGQFYDHSPTLQDLNAAKEKVSEWWHDPSAIGRDAQAAAEWAKSVPGDLKRAGEQAWQWATWDHVKEAPGQVWGWGKDQAQKGWAHGKDVYRKDGVGGLAAAGLALGVEVFNPVEKLKMLELGTKVLKEAGALERAAHGAEHALEHAKSGDGGVRITEKKKRKRNPCHHLAKGNPNGKGPFRGGLMAEFLGRKSLVLSHIISRRDRRILQPFQIELVVSMRCHRSRWIETITSRQVATARMVKVRQITESHKEFYWLMEVIATLLQIIIETLEMLPECLAIKTSTMKRCARPHRTGVA, from the coding sequence ATGAGCGAGCCGCTGTTCATCCGGGTCCGGCCCAACAACCTACCCAAGCCCGAGCCGAAGCCTGAGGCTGGCTCAGGTGGTTCCGCACCGCCGGAGGGAGTGCACTGGGACGCGGAGCCGCGGGCGGTGTGCCTGGCCCCAGACGTGTGCAAGACGAAGGTCGGCTTGACGCTGGTGCCGGTGCCTTACCAGGTCTGGGGCAAGGCCGAGGACGCACAGAATTTCTCCACGAGCGTGTACTTCCGCGGCACGCCGGCGATGCGCTTCAACTCTGTGTTCAGCAAGACTTACGGAGACGAGCCGGCGCAGGACAAGGGCGGGGTGAAGTCCGGGGACCGGAGCGGGAAGGTCGAGCCGACCTCGCACTCGCCGACGGTGAATATCCAGAATAGCCCGGCGGTGCGCCATCGCGACCGGGTCACGCTCAACGGCGGCAACACGCCGGGTGAAATCGTGCTCAGTCGGGATCAGGCTTCCTATGGTTCAAAGGCGGCTCCATCGCCGCCGGCTACGGGGGCGGCTGATGAGCCGCGTGGCATGGGCGGGCAGTTCTACGACCATTCGCCGACGCTGCAGGACCTGAATGCGGCCAAGGAGAAGGTGTCTGAATGGTGGCACGATCCGTCGGCGATCGGCCGAGACGCGCAGGCGGCGGCCGAGTGGGCCAAGTCTGTCCCAGGCGATCTGAAGCGGGCCGGGGAGCAGGCTTGGCAGTGGGCGACGTGGGACCACGTCAAGGAGGCACCCGGTCAGGTCTGGGGCTGGGGCAAGGACCAAGCGCAGAAGGGTTGGGCTCACGGGAAGGACGTCTACCGGAAGGACGGGGTCGGCGGCTTGGCGGCGGCCGGTCTGGCGCTGGGAGTGGAGGTCTTCAACCCGGTCGAAAAACTGAAGATGCTGGAATTAGGTACCAAGGTCCTCAAGGAAGCCGGGGCCCTGGAACGCGCCGCTCACGGCGCGGAGCATGCACTGGAGCATGCCAAATCGGGTGACGGTGGGGTCAGGATAACGGAGAAGAAAAAGCGCAAGCGGAATCCCTGCCATCATCTTGCGAAAGGTAATCCGAACGGCAAAGGTCCTTTTCGTGGGGGGCTTATGGCGGAGTTCCTGGGTCGAAAGTCCTTGGTCTTGAGTCACATCATATCCCGCCGAGATCGGCGTATCCTACAGCCCTTTCAGATCGAGTTGGTGGTATCAATGCGATGCCATCGATCCAGATGGATAGAAACGATCACTTCGAGACAAGTAGCCACGGCCAGAATGGTAAAAGTGCGGCAAATTACCGAGAGTCACAAAGAATTTTATTGGTTAATGGAAGTTATCGCGACGCTGTTGCAAATAATTATCGAGACGCTAGAAATGTTGCCCGAGTGTCTGGCAATCAAAACAAGTACAATGAAGCGATGCGCAAGGCCTCATCGTACCGGCGTTGCTTAG
- a CDS encoding DUF6538 domain-containing protein, producing the protein MVLPLSRPWRPPKSGVYWYRCRVPKDLKPLLRRSEVKESLGTKDPLLARVRFLRKVCEVEDSWSNLRGGHSFEQAPRQAFLAIANGGSEVSPPHA; encoded by the coding sequence ATGGTTCTCCCGCTGTCCCGCCCATGGCGGCCCCCGAAGTCGGGCGTCTACTGGTATAGGTGTCGCGTTCCGAAGGACCTGAAGCCGCTCCTTCGAAGGAGCGAAGTGAAGGAGTCTCTCGGAACCAAGGACCCGCTGCTGGCGCGCGTTCGATTCCTTCGGAAGGTCTGTGAGGTCGAAGATTCCTGGTCCAACCTGAGGGGCGGCCATTCCTTCGAGCAGGCCCCCCGCCAAGCGTTCCTCGCAATCGCGAACGGCGGATCGGAGGTATCGCCACCTCATGCTTGA
- a CDS encoding DUF2169 family type VI secretion system accessory protein, producing MTVLNHTPFPAMAFRQYNLRGAINGVVVARGTFRLVQNDALRIMETQDPLPLSDVYAGDPHRIPLVAQGVLVPFKPGTDITLLGSAYAVEAGTAASWLCGLKLGPVAKALRVHGPRRWEPAFDGSRLAGWRLSQPEPVAEVPLEWGRAYGGPLPRGPDEAETVCPRNPLGCGIVDLEKTAIGPGESRLAPQIEAPGAPIGAWDETPEPQGFGPVPPWWAQRLLLAGTFDEAWRDVRHPLLPADFDYRFYQCAPPGLVAEPWLSGDEAFQLVNLVPGPVRLHGRLPALRLRMRLEQTDGDVIRDLVLDGVEFDLRPQVAKVFLTWRAGFAWADGRGMPELALVRAPKTSEATT from the coding sequence ATGACGGTCCTCAACCACACGCCGTTCCCCGCGATGGCGTTCCGGCAGTACAACCTGCGCGGCGCGATCAACGGCGTCGTGGTCGCGCGCGGCACGTTCCGGCTGGTGCAGAACGATGCACTGCGGATCATGGAGACGCAGGACCCGCTGCCGCTGAGTGACGTCTACGCGGGTGATCCCCATCGCATCCCGCTGGTGGCCCAGGGCGTGCTGGTGCCGTTCAAGCCGGGCACCGACATCACCCTGCTGGGCAGCGCCTACGCGGTCGAGGCCGGCACGGCTGCCTCGTGGCTATGCGGGCTGAAGCTCGGGCCGGTCGCCAAGGCCCTGCGGGTCCACGGGCCGCGCCGGTGGGAGCCGGCGTTCGACGGGTCCCGGCTGGCGGGCTGGCGGCTGTCGCAGCCCGAGCCGGTGGCGGAGGTGCCGCTGGAGTGGGGCCGCGCCTATGGCGGCCCGCTGCCGCGCGGTCCGGACGAGGCGGAGACGGTCTGCCCCCGCAACCCGCTGGGCTGCGGCATCGTCGATCTGGAGAAGACCGCGATCGGCCCCGGCGAGAGCCGGCTGGCGCCGCAGATCGAGGCGCCGGGGGCGCCGATCGGCGCCTGGGATGAGACGCCCGAGCCGCAGGGCTTCGGCCCGGTGCCGCCCTGGTGGGCGCAGCGGCTGTTGCTGGCCGGGACCTTCGACGAGGCGTGGCGGGATGTGCGCCACCCGCTGCTGCCGGCGGACTTCGACTATCGGTTCTACCAATGCGCGCCGCCGGGCCTCGTGGCGGAGCCATGGCTTTCCGGCGACGAGGCGTTCCAGCTGGTCAACCTCGTACCCGGGCCGGTGCGCCTGCACGGGCGTCTGCCGGCGCTGCGGCTGCGGATGCGGCTGGAGCAGACGGACGGCGACGTGATCCGCGACCTCGTGCTGGACGGGGTGGAATTCGACCTGCGGCCGCAGGTGGCGAAGGTGTTCCTGACCTGGCGGGCGGGCTTCGCCTGGGCCGACGGGCGCGGGATGCCCGAACTCGCTCTCGTGCGCGCACCGAAGACCTCGGAGGCTACGACATGA
- a CDS encoding RHS repeat protein has translation MAAESTCGPSHFYEHDAADRRVAWTDGLTTWSRRVYDAQGRVVRSETRGADGAPALYDGDSFTYDPDNNRTLYTPGCRPEERRWYHYGPGGLVIAEEDGLGHRTEHVWSAAGEMLAEVEAEGGRTAYRYDDYGRVAAVTDPEGRETRTDHDADGSLQHVLDPLGRSWVYGTDERGILISVTDPLGHRTDITLDAAGGPVALMRHDGLIERQAYDAHGRLSGIRDYRGGVTRFARDGFGGVVAVEDPLGGVTRFAYESGTAGFWQPSSVTRPDGVVSRLTRDRSGTRVERVDGEGRRTVERYGAYGLLAEIEDPKGGRLRFGHDGLGRLERVENQLGRAWTFERDAAGRVVAETDFDGLRTTYGYDRAGRLTEKLAADGTRTTYEHDAAGLLTGETVTVPGAAEP, from the coding sequence GTGGCGGCCGAGTCGACCTGCGGGCCGTCGCACTTCTACGAGCACGACGCCGCCGACCGCCGCGTCGCCTGGACCGACGGGCTCACCACCTGGTCGCGACGCGTCTACGACGCCCAGGGCCGGGTCGTGCGCAGCGAGACCCGCGGCGCCGACGGCGCGCCCGCCCTCTACGACGGCGACAGCTTCACGTACGATCCCGACAACAACCGCACCCTGTACACGCCCGGCTGTCGACCGGAGGAGCGGCGCTGGTACCATTACGGGCCCGGCGGGCTGGTCATCGCCGAGGAGGACGGGCTGGGCCACCGGACCGAGCACGTCTGGAGCGCGGCCGGCGAGATGCTCGCCGAGGTCGAGGCCGAGGGCGGCCGCACCGCGTACCGCTACGACGATTACGGCCGGGTGGCGGCGGTGACCGACCCGGAAGGGCGCGAGACCCGCACCGACCATGATGCGGACGGCAGCCTGCAGCACGTGCTCGACCCGCTCGGGCGGTCGTGGGTCTACGGCACCGACGAACGCGGCATCCTCATCTCGGTGACCGACCCGCTCGGGCACCGCACCGACATCACCCTGGACGCGGCCGGTGGGCCGGTGGCGCTGATGCGCCACGACGGACTGATCGAGCGCCAGGCCTACGACGCGCACGGGCGGCTGTCGGGGATCCGCGACTACAGGGGCGGTGTGACCCGTTTCGCCCGGGACGGGTTCGGGGGCGTGGTGGCGGTGGAGGACCCGCTGGGTGGGGTGACGCGGTTCGCCTACGAGTCGGGCACGGCGGGGTTCTGGCAGCCGAGCAGCGTGACGCGGCCGGACGGGGTGGTCAGCCGCCTGACCCGGGATCGGTCCGGCACGCGGGTGGAGCGGGTCGACGGCGAGGGGCGGCGGACGGTGGAGCGCTACGGCGCCTATGGGCTCCTAGCCGAGATCGAGGACCCGAAGGGCGGGCGCCTGCGCTTCGGCCATGACGGGCTGGGCCGGCTGGAGCGGGTGGAGAACCAGCTCGGGCGAGCCTGGACGTTCGAGCGGGACGCGGCCGGCCGCGTGGTGGCCGAGACCGACTTCGACGGGCTGCGCACGACCTACGGGTACGACCGGGCCGGGCGGCTGACCGAGAAGCTGGCGGCGGATGGCACGCGCACGACCTACGAGCACGACGCCGCGGGGCTGCTGACGGGTGAGACCGTGACGGTGCCGGGGGCGGCCGAGCCGTAG
- a CDS encoding HEPN domain-containing protein — MHQATERHYRCVLLVLTLYSPKLHRLDRLRSQAESLNARSTAAWPRDTKFARRCFARLNRTYVEARYAPHYEITSEELAWLTDRVDSLSCVIESICPTNFSASPK, encoded by the coding sequence CTGCATCAGGCGACGGAGCGGCACTACCGCTGTGTCCTGCTGGTGCTGACGCTCTACAGCCCAAAGCTGCACCGCCTGGACCGCTTGCGCTCGCAGGCCGAAAGCCTGAATGCCCGTTCGACCGCGGCATGGCCACGCGACACGAAGTTCGCGCGGCGCTGTTTCGCCCGGCTCAACCGCACTTATGTCGAAGCTCGCTACGCACCACACTACGAGATTACGAGCGAGGAGCTAGCTTGGCTGACGGATCGGGTCGATAGTTTAAGCTGCGTCATCGAATCTATTTGCCCTACTAACTTCAGTGCATCGCCAAAATGA